One stretch of Paenibacillus sp. FSL R5-0341 DNA includes these proteins:
- a CDS encoding amino acid ABC transporter substrate-binding protein/permease, translating into MKTTKISFFILSLMLLLVSGLSGWVGNAAAASDSGKTYVIGTDVTFAPFEYEDENGDFVGIDMDLLDAIAKDQNFKYQIKSLGFNAAVQALEANQVDGVIAGMSITDERKAKFDFSDTYFESGVVMGVSANNDAIKSYEDLRGQKVAVKTGTEGFSFAESIASEYGFTIVPFDESYQMYEDVKTGNSIACFEDYPVLAYGVNQNNGLKIVTDKEDGAPYGFAVSKGKNQELLEMFNTGLANIKANGEYKRITETYLGENAPTVANQGRWELIQKSLPALFKGLGNTLLYTIVSLFFAFIIGLIFGFMKVGQNKFLRGVATVFVDIFRGIPLIVLAFFIYFGIPQAMGFTMPLFLAAILTLSLNAGAYVTEIIRGGIQSIDRGQMEAARSLGLPYRKAMIKIVIPQAVRVMIPSFINQMVITLKDTSILSVIGLVELTQSGKIVIARTFSSFDIWLTVAVMYLIVIITLTKIADYLEVKVRRG; encoded by the coding sequence ATGAAAACAACGAAGATCTCATTTTTTATACTTTCACTGATGCTGCTCCTGGTGAGCGGTCTATCAGGATGGGTAGGGAACGCTGCAGCAGCGTCCGATTCCGGTAAAACCTATGTTATCGGAACTGATGTCACATTTGCTCCATTCGAATATGAAGATGAGAATGGTGATTTTGTTGGTATCGACATGGATTTGCTGGATGCCATCGCCAAAGATCAAAATTTCAAGTATCAAATCAAATCCCTGGGATTTAACGCAGCTGTACAGGCACTTGAGGCGAATCAAGTCGATGGTGTGATCGCAGGGATGAGTATTACGGATGAGCGAAAAGCAAAATTTGATTTTTCTGATACTTATTTTGAATCAGGTGTCGTTATGGGTGTTAGTGCCAACAATGACGCAATTAAGAGTTATGAAGACCTTCGTGGGCAGAAGGTAGCCGTGAAAACCGGAACAGAAGGGTTTAGTTTTGCAGAGTCCATTGCTTCAGAGTATGGATTTACGATCGTTCCGTTTGATGAGTCATACCAAATGTATGAGGATGTAAAAACCGGTAATTCCATAGCCTGTTTTGAAGATTATCCTGTACTGGCCTATGGGGTTAATCAGAACAACGGTTTGAAAATTGTTACCGACAAAGAAGATGGCGCTCCTTATGGTTTTGCAGTAAGCAAGGGGAAAAACCAGGAGCTTCTGGAGATGTTTAATACAGGTCTCGCCAATATCAAAGCTAACGGTGAGTATAAACGCATTACCGAGACATATCTTGGTGAGAACGCTCCGACTGTTGCTAATCAAGGTCGCTGGGAGCTAATTCAGAAATCTCTTCCTGCACTTTTTAAAGGTCTGGGAAACACACTTTTATACACGATTGTGTCCCTGTTCTTCGCGTTTATCATCGGTCTGATTTTCGGATTTATGAAGGTGGGACAGAACAAATTCCTTCGTGGTGTTGCCACTGTATTTGTAGATATCTTCCGCGGCATTCCGCTGATTGTCCTGGCATTCTTTATTTATTTCGGGATTCCACAGGCGATGGGCTTCACGATGCCATTGTTCCTGGCGGCTATTCTGACACTTAGTCTGAATGCAGGGGCGTACGTAACCGAGATTATCCGAGGCGGGATTCAATCGATTGATCGTGGTCAGATGGAAGCTGCTCGTTCATTGGGCCTTCCTTATCGCAAAGCGATGATAAAGATCGTCATTCCGCAGGCAGTGCGGGTTATGATTCCGTCCTTCATTAACCAGATGGTTATCACGTTGAAGGATACGTCAATCTTGTCCGTTATTGGTCTCGTAGAGTTGACACAATCGGGTAAAATTGTTATTGCAAGAACGTTCTCCTCTTTTGATATTTGGTTAACGGTTGCGGTTATGTACCTGATTGTTATCATCACATTGACCAAAATTGCTGATTATCTGGAGGTGAAGGTTCGTCGTGGCTAA
- a CDS encoding amino acid ABC transporter ATP-binding protein gives MAKIKVEGLKKSFGTNQVLKGIDVAVNEGEVVCVIGPSGSGKSTFLRCINQLDAITAGRVIVDDQDLNDPKTNLNKARENIGMVFQHFNLFPHFSVLKNIMFAPRELGILNAQQARDTALKLLERVGLSDKAESFPTQLSGGQKQRVAIARALAMNPDVMLFDEPTSALDPEMVGEVLGVMKDLASEGMTMMIVTHEMGFAREVADRVIFMDGGYIVEQGTPEEIFGNPKNERTISFLEKVL, from the coding sequence GTGGCTAAAATAAAAGTTGAAGGTTTGAAGAAAAGTTTCGGCACAAATCAGGTTCTCAAGGGAATTGATGTGGCGGTCAACGAAGGAGAAGTTGTCTGTGTCATCGGGCCTTCCGGTTCGGGAAAAAGTACCTTCTTGCGCTGTATCAATCAATTAGATGCCATTACGGCAGGCCGGGTTATCGTGGATGATCAGGATCTGAATGACCCTAAAACCAACCTGAACAAGGCTCGTGAAAATATTGGCATGGTATTTCAACATTTTAACTTGTTCCCTCATTTTAGTGTACTTAAAAACATCATGTTTGCGCCCAGAGAACTCGGGATATTAAATGCCCAGCAGGCGCGTGATACAGCACTCAAATTACTTGAGCGTGTGGGTCTGTCTGATAAAGCAGAGAGCTTCCCAACACAACTGTCAGGTGGACAAAAACAACGTGTAGCTATCGCTCGTGCGCTTGCTATGAATCCGGACGTTATGTTATTTGATGAACCAACTTCGGCGCTCGACCCTGAGATGGTAGGAGAAGTGCTTGGTGTTATGAAAGACCTCGCGAGCGAAGGCATGACGATGATGATCGTTACCCATGAGATGGGTTTTGCCCGCGAAGTAGCTGATCGTGTGATCTTCATGGACGGTGGTTATATCGTCGAGCAGGGCACTCCGGAAGAGATATTTGGAAATCCGAAGAATGAACGGACGATCAGCTTTTTGGAGAAGGTACTCTAG
- a CDS encoding NAD(P)-dependent alcohol dehydrogenase: protein MSIEWRLIMGEKTNNAGLPQERGNNTMNALVYDTYGTPEVLRLEKLAIPMPKDHEVLIEVHATSVNSWDWDLLHGKPFVNRIGAVRQPRYRILGADVAGRVIAVGASATRFKPGDKVFGDLSGCGWGGFAEYVCAAENALTPKPAGINYVQAAAIPQAAVLALQGLRDRGELQKGQRVLINGAGGGVGTFAIQYAKLLGAEVTGVDSAEKLDMLLAVGADYVLDYRKADFTAKGVQYDLILDVIGKHSVFAVKRALVKGGRYVMIGGQMWQILLNLMSAPIVARLNYKQIILLIHKPNHEDQEVWKELVESGQVVPIVYREYALSEAAQAIRDIGEGRVKGKAVVSIKKTEV from the coding sequence ATGTCTATCGAATGGAGACTGATCATGGGCGAAAAAACGAATAATGCTGGATTACCCCAAGAACGGGGAAATAACACCATGAATGCATTGGTATATGATACCTACGGAACACCAGAAGTCCTTCGATTAGAAAAACTAGCCATCCCTATGCCCAAGGATCATGAAGTGTTAATTGAGGTCCATGCCACTTCGGTAAACTCCTGGGACTGGGATCTCCTTCATGGGAAGCCATTCGTTAACCGCATCGGCGCAGTCCGACAGCCTCGTTATCGAATTCTTGGCGCAGATGTCGCAGGGCGTGTAATCGCCGTTGGAGCTTCAGCTACACGGTTCAAACCAGGAGACAAGGTGTTCGGAGATCTTTCCGGTTGCGGCTGGGGTGGATTCGCGGAATATGTATGTGCGGCTGAGAATGCCTTGACACCCAAACCTGCGGGTATCAACTATGTGCAGGCAGCAGCTATTCCTCAGGCAGCCGTTCTGGCTTTGCAAGGTCTACGTGATCGGGGGGAGCTGCAAAAGGGACAGCGTGTTCTGATTAATGGCGCCGGTGGCGGAGTCGGAACATTTGCCATCCAATATGCCAAATTGCTTGGGGCTGAGGTGACTGGCGTTGACAGTGCTGAAAAGCTCGATATGTTACTCGCTGTGGGAGCTGACTATGTGTTGGACTATAGGAAAGCTGATTTCACTGCAAAAGGAGTGCAATACGACCTGATTCTGGATGTTATTGGCAAGCATTCGGTTTTTGCTGTGAAACGTGCATTAGTTAAGGGGGGCAGATATGTGATGATTGGAGGTCAAATGTGGCAAATTCTTCTCAATCTGATGTCAGCTCCTATTGTTGCCAGGCTTAATTATAAGCAAATAATACTTCTCATTCATAAACCGAATCATGAGGATCAAGAGGTATGGAAAGAACTTGTTGAATCAGGCCAAGTCGTGCCGATTGTTTATCGGGAGTACGCATTAAGTGAAGCGGCTCAAGCCATTCGGGATATTGGAGAAGGTCGTGTGAAAGGAAAAGCCGTCGTCTCCATCAAGAAAACGGAAGTATGA